The Streptomyces uncialis genomic interval ATCGCCCCAGCCTGCCGTATCCCCGGCGCGCCACCCGGCAACCGCGCTTAGTGTGGATTGCAGGACCACGACTCCGGTGAGAGGGACGAACGGCGATGACCGAATCCACGCAGCGGAAGGGCCCGGACAATCCGGCGCAGTCCTCGAACGAGCAGCGCGAGTCGCTGCGCAAGCAGAGCGGGGCCAGGAAGAGCGGCGATCCGGCCACCCGGGGCCGCACCACCATCGCGGACGGTGTGGTCGAGAAGATCGCCGGACTCGCCGCCCGTGATGTCGTCGGTGTGCACGCCATGGGCAGCGGGCTGTCCCGGACGTTCGGCGCCGTCCGCGACCGGGTGCCCGGCGGCACCAAGTCCGTGTCCCGAGGGGTCAAGGCCGAGGTCGGCGAGGTCCAGACCGCCCTCGATCTGGAGATCGTCGTGGACTACGGCGTGGCGATCGCCGAGGTCGCCCGCGCGGTACGCGAGAACGTCATCACGGCGGTGGAGCGGATGACCGAACTGGAGGTCGTCGAGGTGAACATCGCCGTCAGCGATGTGAAGCTCCCCGACGAGGAGGACGACGAGCCGGAGTCACGGCTCCAGTGACACCCCCGAGGACCGCCGCCCCCGGCGGACCCGGGGCGCGGCCCGGTCCCGTCCCGGACCCCCGCAGCAGCGCACAGGCGCAGAGGAGCGCACGATGAGCATGGCCGTGGTCGGCTTGATCGCCGGAATGGCACTGGGCTTCGCCGGTTACTTCGGCGGCTTCGGCGCCTTCCTGCTGGTGGCGGCGCTCGGCGCCGTCGGTTTCGTGGCGGGCAGGTTCCTGGAGGGCGACCTGGAACCGGGTGACTTCTTCCGTTCCCGTTCCCGTGGCGACCGGCGGGGGTGACGGTGCCCGCTCAGGTCGTCGACGCCGCCGAGCGCGGCGCCACCGCGATCGCCGACCGGGTCGTCGCGAAGATCGCCGCGCAGGCCGCCCGTGAAGCACTGACCGGACTGCCCCGCGCCGCGGCCCCGCCGCACGCCACGGTCGTCGTGCACAAGGACAGCGCGCGGGTCCGGGTCGTCCTCGAACTCGGCTACCCCTCCGACATCGGCGCCCAGTGCGGTGCCGTACGCCGCCAGGTCGCCGAACGGGTGCGGACCCTGGCGGGGATGACGGTGCCCGAGGTCACCGTCCAGGTGGAACGGCTGCACTCACCGCTGGACAGCGGTACCCGGGGGAGGACCCGATGAGCGAGCCCCACGAGCCCGCGAAGGCTTCCGCCAAGGCGGGTGCGGGCGGGTCCGCCGGTGGCGGTGCGGGTGCCGGTGCGGGTGCGGATGGTGGTGCGGGCCCGGTGTCCGTGCTCGATCCGTCCGGCGACGACAGCGCGTACCCCGCGTCGTCCGCGCCCCGCCGCTTCTGGTCGCCGCGCCGGGTGCCCGCCGGGATCGTCGCCGCCCTGCTCGTCGCCGCCGCCGGTCTCCTCCTGTACGACATCGCCGCCGTACGCGCCGGACGACCCGCGATGCACTGGCGGCAGGTCCTCGGCCGGGAACTCGCCGAACGTCCCCTGGACGATGTGTGGGTCCTTGTCGGCGCGGGTGTCGCGACGGCGCTCGGCCTGCTGCTGCTCGTGCTCGCGCTCACCCCCGGCCGGCGCGCCCTGCTGCCCATGCTGGGCGCCGACGACGCCATGCGCGTGGCGCTCGACCGCCGCGCCGCCGCGATGGTCCTGCGGGACCGGGCCGCCGAGGTGTCCGGGGTGCAGTCCGTACGGGTACGGGTGAAGCGCCGCAAGGCGCGTGTCCGTGCCGTCTCGCACT includes:
- a CDS encoding Asp23/Gls24 family envelope stress response protein; this translates as MTESTQRKGPDNPAQSSNEQRESLRKQSGARKSGDPATRGRTTIADGVVEKIAGLAARDVVGVHAMGSGLSRTFGAVRDRVPGGTKSVSRGVKAEVGEVQTALDLEIVVDYGVAIAEVARAVRENVITAVERMTELEVVEVNIAVSDVKLPDEEDDEPESRLQ
- a CDS encoding DUF6286 domain-containing protein gives rise to the protein MSEPHEPAKASAKAGAGGSAGGGAGAGAGADGGAGPVSVLDPSGDDSAYPASSAPRRFWSPRRVPAGIVAALLVAAAGLLLYDIAAVRAGRPAMHWRQVLGRELAERPLDDVWVLVGAGVATALGLLLLVLALTPGRRALLPMLGADDAMRVALDRRAAAMVLRDRAAEVSGVQSVRVRVKRRKARVRAVSHFRPLDDVHTDLDSALADGVRELGLARPPSLDIRVRRPGKKG
- a CDS encoding Asp23/Gls24 family envelope stress response protein, whose protein sequence is MPAQVVDAAERGATAIADRVVAKIAAQAAREALTGLPRAAAPPHATVVVHKDSARVRVVLELGYPSDIGAQCGAVRRQVAERVRTLAGMTVPEVTVQVERLHSPLDSGTRGRTR